The Natronoarchaeum mannanilyticum genome includes the window GCTGCTCGCGGAGCTCGGCGCGCCCGCCGCCCCCGCCGAGGTTCGGCGCCTGACCGACCGGGTCGAACGGTGCCGCCAGGTGCTGGTCGCGACCGCCCGCGACCGGGCGGGGGCGCCGCGGCTCACGACGGTGCTCTGCGGCGGCGGCCCCGACGATGTCGATCCGGAGGATGTCGACGTTCCCGACGCCGTCGACCCGCTTCCCCCCGCCGAGAGCGCCGAGGAGCTGAAGGCGTACTACCACCGGCTCCGGTCGGACCTGCGCTGCGCGCGGCTCGGCTTCCGGCTCTACGAGGCGGTCGTCGAGGCCGAACTCGGCGGTGCCTCGCAGCGCGGTCGCGACTGATCGGCGGCGGCTTCGCGCCACCGAGTTCGGCCCTCCACCCCGCTGACGCTCGGCCCACCGCTCCGCTGACGCTCGGCCCTCCGCTCCGCTGACGCTCGGCCCTCCGCTCCGCTGACGCTCGGCCCTCCGCTCCGCTGACGCTCGGCCCTCCGCTCCGCTGACGCTCAGCCCTCCGCTCCGCCGACGCCCGACCCCACACTGTCCGTCGCGGCGATGCCGCCGCGGCATCGCCCGCCGCCGGCCGCCGACTACTCTGGGTGTTCCAGTTTGTGCCGGAACGCCCGGAGCGCGTTGTGCCCGCGCTCGGTCAACTCGACCAGATGGCGCCGCCCGACCTCCCGGATCTCCAGGTAGCCGTCCTCGACCAGCGGCGAGACGACGTGCGTGTCGAGCAGTCGGAACTTCGCCTTGTCGTTGGCCGGGTCGCGGTCCGCGACGAACGAGAGGCCCGCCTCCTCGGCGTGGTCGATCAGGTCGCGCTTTTTCGGCCTGGCCGTCCCGCCCTCGCGCTCTGCGAGGTAGTCCATGACCGCGACCTGATCGCGCGAGGGCGAGTCGACGGGGTAGGTCGGCAGCGTCGCCAGGTCCGAGAAGCCCTCGCTGATCGGCTCGGCGTCGGCGTCGTGGGCGTACTCCTCGGGTTCGACGTAGTAGGCGGTGGCGTCGGTCGAGACGTCCATGCAGGCGATCGTCGCGCCGATCGCCGC containing:
- a CDS encoding DUF6293 family protein — encoded protein: MDAVDRVHVVPFGSELDRIVEPVVRYRADVVYLLEHDDPHHETPEYHDEVVAALDAEGLEVRRRDCDLRDVYDVLGVVTTIAAEHRGDSVRVNVSGAGTLAAIGATIACMDVSTDATAYYVEPEEYAHDADAEPISEGFSDLATLPTYPVDSPSRDQVAVMDYLAEREGGTARPKKRDLIDHAEEAGLSFVADRDPANDKAKFRLLDTHVVSPLVEDGYLEIREVGRRHLVELTERGHNALRAFRHKLEHPE